In Oryzias latipes chromosome 19, ASM223467v1, the genomic stretch TGGGTGGCGAGCACGCAAATGTGGTGTGTCCCTGTTGCTcgcacagttttttttaccagaatattgcaaaaaaaaaaaattcaatacatGAATGGCTGTCTCAACATACAATATGACCATATTAGGAAAGTGGGAATagttaacaaaagaaaaaacatctgttgccaaggaaatctaaaaatgtacttttgcagattcttctaaaaattacatagatctgttcgtcacccccaggtgaccaaaCATTACACTGGTTGCTatgagataaaaccaacagaaaagacaCAATTTAAATTTAGGAGTTAAGATATTCCATGACAGATTACAACAAACTGAACCATTCGCAAAAATCCAAATCCCACAAGCAGGAGAAGAAAACCGCCATAAGACAAACCGACCTCCTCGAAGTGATAGCAGGAGTCGATGCGGGGCTTGATCTTTCCCTGCCGGTAGAGCTCCAGCAGACTGGTCAGGGTCCTCTCAAAGAGCTCCTCGTCAGAGATGTAGCCCAGGTGAAAGCCGGAGATGGCCTTGTTGGTCTGCATCAGCTTCATGGTGTTGAGGGACAGCTGGTTGTACCAGGTTTTCGCCATGGCAAAAAGGTTCTTCTTCTGGCCCGTCACACAGTTGGCTGCACCTGGAGTCAGGATGGAACCAAGAACTTTTTCTGGTTAACAGAAGGGAAGTGTGTGCACACTTACATtgatttttgcttgtttttatttttagaaaagcagaaaaatgaaatgttttaagtcgAAATATAGGAGTTAGtccattttaaaagttttgaacaAAATATAAGAAAGTAATAAAATTTAGGTAAAATATTTGGGTAAAATATTGttaatcttttttaaagaaacatgcatgccagttttttttttaatgcacaataTAGAGccttaaatagtttttaaaaaatggattcatAACAAAAGAGTTTTCTTCTCATTTCTGTGAATATTAGACATTTAAAACTCTGAAACGTTTAATTCTTTATAACTCCATCtttgattattttatatttttgtcaaaaaagcttggatttttttatgctttcgTTCTGAAAACTGCCATCCTCACTTATCCAAACGCTCATAGCCATGAAGTGTCCCAACATTTAGACAAACACAAAGTACAActggaaaaaaagcagcaaagctGCTAGCTTCAATCAGATCAATGGCGTGCTACAGCAGGAGTTAATGTCAATATCTGAGTGGGTTGTGGAGAAGAAGTTAAAGGAGAATGTTTTGAAAACTAAATGTATGTTACTAGGTTCTACATTGTCGTGGGTCCCTCAGGGATATAAAGGCAGAGGAGCCAACTTCAAAGGCTTCTGGGGGAATATTCATGTCCagtacaagctgcgtgcgttctcaAGTGCGCGACgcggccgcccgccggaggattttgtgttttgctgcttcatcaccacggtgatcaaaaatcccacaccgtcacagctctactccagagctgtttaataaagaatcaatcactgttcttctgggggaaaccttttattactgttctccttcactccgtaacaacaaacatgaacacacacccccaacacctGTGCGCGCTCTCACTCActcctacacacgcagcgcgctgacacacatacacatactcaTCCTACAACAattatatagttagttcattagttagataggtagtagttagttgttactgttatttgtaaattaaagtGATAAAGTAATAAAGACTACTGCGTTGTAATCAtcaattgtattcatttgcgacgcagccgctgggggattttgtgtttggcgCGGGGGGGTTAACCGCCAAACCGCGACTCCTGCTGTTTCATCACcatggtgatcaaaaatcccacacgtCACAGCTCTGGTTCAGGACAGTCTGATTGGGTTTCTGCATAAAATCTGGGCCCTGCACAAACCCTTTAAGTGTTTTTACAGCTGCTGCCTACCAATAAGACATCATTTTAacactaacccttgtgctatcttagatgaccccacccttacattgacgtgttctccctaccatgaaaaaggtggataaaggtggaaagatttcatgtaatccatggacaacagtgaagatcacaactcatttaaaaaaaaaaaaggtttagcgcaccgtctagtgggtctagatgacccaactcccaatgttaaagtgcctaggacagcataAGGGTTACACAAGCTTCTGTTCCTTTTCCTCTCACACTCCCATGAACCAATGCCCTCAAAACAACTGTCATATTTAAGTTAATTACATACTGCCTTTAGAAATCACAGAGGCAAAATGACATAATAGTTTCAAAGcttatctaaaaaaatgtataattcaTAATTCACTCCACAACTGACgcatttattttcaataatacGGTTTCTCTTAATTTCGTTTTTGggtttcattttgaatttataCGTTTCCCATGTATTGGTTCTTTGacgttttttatgtattttgatgttgtttttttatgattttgtgtATCAAGGCATGTATTCTTTTAATGCGAACCCAGAAAGAGTAGTCTTACCGTAGGTTAAGACTAATAGAGGtcgttgaataaaataaattaaaaaatacatttaaagagatctcctgtggctccagagcctcaggttccAGACCCCTGACATAGAAAGGTATAACAAAATCACAAACTAACTTCATTTCAGGAATAAAATAAGAAGTTAGTGAATATGACTTACCAAAGACTATAAGGATCCCCAGAGGTTTCAGTAAACTGAAGCCTTTTTGGGTGTCAGAGCCACCGAGAGGGTCAAGCACGATATCCACGCCTGTCACAGAAAACCACGAGTTCAGGGATGAAACTTTTACATCCCAGTTATTTtagaatgtacttttttttccctctttaccCTTCGGGCTAACTTTGCGAATCTCCGTCACGTAATCTTTGGTGCGGTAATCGATGGGGTGCGTGACCCCTCCTTGAGAGATGACCTCGTGCTTGGAGGCGGATGCCGTTCCGAAGACGGTCACATCCTTCACCGTCTGACACAGCTGGGTGGCAGCAACGCCGACGCCGcctgcacacgtgcacacagcagacacacacacacgcttatATGATGCTTGGGAAACGTATTTCAGAGTTTGAATGATGAAAACGGAGGCAAATGTGTAAATGTCTATTCTTAAAAGGGAtggttttttttagtaaagtcAACTATGGCGTGcacttttcttgttttaccACTAATTTAATCATCttagataaaagaaaatgtttttttttaaatgtccatgaATGAAAAGCAGGTTTTTGTAGATTTAACTTTTAAGTTATAACTTGTAAAGATTTAACCAAattatgacaagaaaaaaaatgcaaattaaaattaatttgtaattaaaataaaagatttttttgtgtctgggcaagaaaataaaaaatacacaattactttattattattcattgtTTCTGTCATTTATCTGACATTTACTTTGGTAtgtaaaagagcaaaaaactttttctacTTCCTCCTGGTCGATTTTGCGACGTTTCAGCAAAGTGTCTGGTTTGTCGTTGCACAACTTTCACCAGCTAAACTCCTGGTAACCCATAGTCTCATGAGGCTGACTCACACATCTGACCTCTCTAAATAAAGCCTTTGAAAGCAGGAGACTAAAGGTCAGaaaggtcagactgatgattCTTAGGAGATTTCATCCGCAGGTCTGCGCAGCCTTTTTATGCCAAGATGTAGATGAACGTAAAAAACAATTCAGgtggaaatttaaaaagtaataagtAGCAAATGACTACATTTTGATGCATGGCTTTCATTTTAAAGCATAAAGCAGTAGTTTATCTGAATAAACATGACCTCTTACCTAATGAATGTAATTACTGTGTGATGGATAACTGATGCACGCCGTCCCTAACAGGTTTTATCAGCTCCTCATCTTCTTTTCTGGGCGTCAGGCTGCTTGCCCTTCAGCAGCAGTTTCCATTTTGCTTCTTTTAATGTTGTTAATTGTTAAATTAAGAGATTATCTTTGATCTTTTAATAGATTCATTAAAAGTtgtattaaacaaaataaagtgttttaaaaaacttctaaagaagaaaataaatctggTTTCTAACGCTACGTATTTCTAAACCAACTTGTGTTGGATAATGATAGCCGTTGGTCCCTCCCACTGACCCCGTGGCCCCCAGGCTGATAGTTTCCTACCACAAAAATGCGCCTGCATCAAAGAGCGCCATTAGAGACTTGCAGGGAGCGAGCGAGCGTGTGACTGTTCACATTCACCAATATTTGACCGTTAACTCTCCTTCAACATCATCCAACTTCAGAACCATTTTACAAAATCATGTCACATTTAGAgaaactttttctctttaataTGATTATTAATAGCCTTTATTGTACCTAAAACGtagaaaaatgtgtgttttattaaaaggattaCTATTTTAGTATGTCTGCTTTCTGCCATGACATCCAACTTCAAAGCTCACAGCTTTCTAAGAACAATTTACATGATATGTTGTTGTAGTGATGAccttttctctgtttcatcTTTGTTATTTGGGTTTACTGTACCGAAAACACAGAAATATGTAGTAGTTAGGTTGTGGTGCAATGGCTTTTCCACATCATCAAACTTCAGAACATGAGGCTTtctaataaaaactttaaacaatgAGGTAACTCAAGAAGTAGTAGTGATAACTTTTCCTCTTTAAACTGATAAACAATTGGGTTTATTGTACCTATACCAAAAAAAGAGtgtgatttttaaaatctattgaCGGTCACCAATGTGCAACGTTTCACTTTTGCCAAGTCATCCAACGGCTTTCCAAgaataatttacaaaataatgcACCTCAAGGGGTCGTAATAAGGACTTTTTTGCACTAAACTGGTAcaaatttgatttattgtacctaaaacaaaacaatgtgtgtttttttatggattggAAGCCAAGGTTTTCATTCCACATCAACATTCTTCGCTTTCTAAGAATAATGTCCATAATAATGAAAGTCAGAGGGCTGTAATGAGGACTTTTTCCATTTAAACTAATTATTCATTGGGTTTATTGTAGCTTAAACAgatataaaatatttgtttttttaatggatttatAACCAGAAAAACTGCAACCAGGAAAAATGTTGGGATACATaagttccaaaaaaataaaaagttattctgcagtttttttgtttttttaagttatattgaGTTCTGATAGTAACTCCAACATCAGCACTTGATTTTTCCaatatttgtttagtttttcggaattttctgaacattttttggtGAGCGAGTTTGCCGCTGCACCCTAAAAAAGCGACGGCGGTGCACGCTCCCCCACCTGCTGCCATGTGAATTAGGACGCTTTTTCCAGGCCTGAGGTTGGCCATTTCAAAGAGCATCATGTACGCCGTCATGTAGTTTATGGgaagagcagcagcttcctcaAAGCTCATCTCCTCAGGCATGGGGAAGGTCCTCTGAGCAGGGACAACCACCCACTCCTGCCACATGCCGCTGCGGTTCATGGCAATAACGCGATCCCCCACCTGAAGCAGAAGACGGGAGGACACAGGTCACAGCAGGGTCACTTTAGGAGTGTTTGAACCATCATTGCAGTCCAAAACCTTCTAGCTTCCATTTTAAGCAGCATTCTTTCTCTCCGTCCTGTTCCTGTTTGAAAATATCCTGTACCACAGGAAACAGCAGCCggtggacagaaaaaaacaaaaaaaaacactcaagatTTGGAGAAAGCCTTTTTGGAAATGTGCATCGTGAAAATTCAGATGTATTTAATGCATTCGGGGGTGTTAATAATATgctaaaaatgctttaaaaagtcaACTCTAAGAGACTCAGTGTGACCAATTTACACTCAAAATATCACGTCTTGTTCCTCAGATTGCTCTTATTTTTGGGGGGAATTACTGGTAATTGTGTGTCT encodes the following:
- the vat1 gene encoding synaptic vesicle membrane protein VAT-1 homolog produces the protein MSTEEAPAQQQQVKKPDEPPPAAAEGPQESAGGGGGSPAAEEKTLSNRALVLTGYGGYDKIKLQEKPLKSPQLQPGEVLVRVKACGLNFAELLGKQGLYELLPSPPVVLGMEGSGVVEAVGEDVKDRKVGDRVIAMNRSGMWQEWVVVPAQRTFPMPEEMSFEEAAALPINYMTAYMMLFEMANLRPGKSVLIHMAAGGVGVAATQLCQTVKDVTVFGTASASKHEVISQGGVTHPIDYRTKDYVTEIRKVSPKGVDIVLDPLGGSDTQKGFSLLKPLGILIVFGAANCVTGQKKNLFAMAKTWYNQLSLNTMKLMQTNKAISGFHLGYISDEELFERTLTSLLELYRQGKIKPRIDSCYHFEEVAEAMRRMHERQNIGKVVLLPEPKKKEEKSEVDAAENVEKNEAAVSEKKEEEEEEEVKAEN